One Vibrio penaeicida DNA segment encodes these proteins:
- a CDS encoding ammonium transporter yields MELSVTVAELRYALDTFFFLISGALVMWMAAGFAMLEAGLVRSKNTTEILTKNICLYAIACTTFLLVGYHVMYVDNAEGGWLPSFGALIGTQGEGADHSLESDFFFQVVFVATAMSVVSGAVAERMKLWSFLIFSVVLTAFIYPMEGYWTWGGGFLSEAGFSDFAGSGIVHMAGAAAALAGVVLLGARKGKYGKNGEIYPIPGSNMPLATLGTFILWFGWFGFNGGSQLMVSDFENATAVGQIFLNTNAAAAAGAIAALLVCKTTWGKADLTMVLNGALAGLVAITADPLSPSPLVAVGIGVAAGALVVFSIVAMDKVKIDDPVGAISVHGVCGLFGLMMVPVSNADAAFSTQLLGAAVIFAWVFGASLVVWYVLKVTMGIRVTEEEELEGMDMHDCGVGAYPEFVSVK; encoded by the coding sequence ATGGAACTATCAGTAACTGTAGCCGAACTAAGATACGCACTGGACACCTTTTTCTTTCTCATTTCAGGTGCGTTGGTTATGTGGATGGCCGCTGGCTTTGCCATGTTAGAAGCGGGATTGGTTCGATCAAAAAATACCACTGAAATTCTGACCAAAAACATCTGCTTGTACGCCATTGCCTGTACGACATTCTTGTTGGTTGGTTATCACGTTATGTACGTAGACAATGCTGAAGGTGGTTGGTTGCCATCATTTGGCGCATTGATTGGTACTCAAGGTGAAGGTGCCGATCACTCCCTTGAGTCTGATTTCTTTTTCCAAGTGGTGTTTGTTGCTACCGCCATGTCTGTTGTGTCAGGGGCGGTGGCTGAGCGAATGAAGCTTTGGTCGTTCTTGATTTTCTCTGTTGTATTAACTGCATTTATTTACCCAATGGAAGGTTACTGGACTTGGGGAGGCGGTTTCTTGTCAGAAGCAGGCTTCAGTGATTTTGCAGGCTCTGGCATCGTACACATGGCGGGTGCAGCTGCAGCTTTAGCTGGCGTAGTGCTACTTGGTGCGCGTAAAGGTAAATATGGTAAGAATGGTGAAATCTACCCAATTCCAGGTTCAAACATGCCTCTCGCTACATTGGGTACATTTATCTTATGGTTCGGCTGGTTCGGATTTAACGGTGGGTCCCAATTGATGGTGTCGGACTTTGAAAATGCGACCGCGGTAGGTCAAATCTTCCTGAACACCAATGCCGCTGCAGCAGCTGGCGCAATCGCAGCACTGCTTGTGTGCAAAACAACTTGGGGCAAAGCAGACCTCACCATGGTGTTAAACGGTGCGTTAGCGGGTCTAGTCGCTATCACCGCGGATCCATTGTCTCCTTCTCCACTGGTTGCTGTTGGAATCGGTGTAGCTGCTGGTGCGTTAGTGGTGTTCAGTATTGTCGCGATGGATAAAGTGAAAATAGATGACCCTGTAGGCGCAATTTCAGTGCACGGCGTGTGTGGTCTGTTTGGTTTGATGATGGTACCTGTGAGCAATGCAGATGCTGCTTTTTCAACCCAACTTCTTGGCGCCGCTGTTATCTTTGCTTGGGTATTCGGAGCAAGCCTAGTGGTTTGGTATGTTCTGAAAGTAACCATGGGGATCCGAGTGACGGAAGAAGAAGAGCTTGAAGGTATGGACATGCACGACTGTGGAGTAGGGGCATATCCTGAGTTTGTATCAGTGAAATAA
- a CDS encoding Fe(3+) ABC transporter substrate-binding protein, producing the protein MKKLLTLSAIACGVVAPSAMAAEEVNVYSYRQPFLVEPMFKEFTKETGIKVNVKFAKKGLAEKLAQEGEYSPADVILTVDISRLAELSKKGLVQSVNSDVIEANIPAQYQDNNNEWFGITTRTRNVYSSRERVGKLGEDFTYEDLAKPQFKGKICTRSGKHPYNVSLISSMIAHKGEAATKTWLEGVKANLARKPQGNDRAQVKAIKEGLCDVSLGNSYYLGKMVNNKDQLAWAEAVYINFPNQKAAGTHVNISGMAMAKHSPNKANAKKLMEFLTENKAQAMYAEVNFEYPVKEGVKRSELVASWGDFKADTISLEEIAGNHSKAIKLLDEVKFDL; encoded by the coding sequence ATGAAAAAATTGCTGACCCTTTCCGCCATTGCGTGTGGTGTGGTTGCTCCTTCTGCAATGGCCGCTGAAGAAGTTAACGTATACTCTTACCGCCAGCCTTTCTTGGTTGAACCAATGTTCAAAGAGTTCACTAAAGAAACAGGTATTAAAGTAAACGTTAAGTTTGCAAAGAAAGGTTTGGCTGAAAAGCTAGCTCAAGAAGGCGAGTACAGCCCAGCAGACGTTATTCTGACTGTAGACATCAGCCGTCTTGCTGAATTGTCTAAAAAAGGTCTTGTACAATCTGTAAACAGCGATGTGATTGAAGCGAACATTCCAGCTCAGTATCAAGACAACAACAATGAGTGGTTTGGTATCACAACACGTACTCGTAATGTTTACTCTTCTCGTGAGCGTGTTGGCAAACTAGGTGAAGACTTCACATACGAAGATCTTGCTAAGCCACAATTCAAAGGCAAGATTTGTACTCGTAGCGGTAAGCACCCTTACAACGTTTCTCTTATCTCTTCTATGATTGCTCATAAAGGTGAAGCGGCAACGAAAACTTGGTTGGAAGGCGTTAAAGCTAACCTAGCACGTAAACCTCAAGGTAACGACCGAGCACAAGTTAAAGCAATCAAAGAAGGTCTATGTGACGTATCTTTGGGTAACAGCTACTACCTTGGCAAGATGGTAAACAACAAAGATCAACTTGCTTGGGCTGAAGCGGTTTACATTAACTTCCCTAACCAAAAAGCAGCGGGTACTCACGTAAACATCAGTGGTATGGCTATGGCTAAGCACTCGCCAAATAAAGCGAATGCTAAGAAGTTGATGGAATTCCTAACAGAAAACAAAGCTCAGGCAATGTACGCAGAAGTAAACTTCGAATACCCAGTTAAAGAAGGTGTTAAGCGTTCTGAGCTAGTTGCATCTTGGGGTGACTTCAAAGCAGATACTATTTCTCTTGAAGAAATCGCAGGTAACCACTCTAAAGCGATTAAACTTCTAGACGAAGTTAAATTCGACCTATAA
- a CDS encoding ABC transporter permease, with the protein MKENHTTWKISSWSVAGLLALPIIAIFYMSIGPSDIFPHLMSTVLPIYIANTIKLVAGVMLLSILLGVPSAWLMAMCKLPTEKILQWALVLPLAMPSYIVAYVYTDWFDFPGPIQMLLRELTGWGPGEYWFPDIRTLTGAVIILALVLYPYVYLLGRAAFMEQNVSLLQSARLLKCSPITSFFRISMPLARPSIAVGLSLVAMETIGDFGTVNYFAVHTLTTAVYDTWLDHSELPAAAKISSIMLMVVILLISAERYSRRRQKLFQTHFNSHEDVRYELQGWKKWAALVWCWGLVSAAFILPLLQLCSYAYTYFAQSWTDEFRQYSLNSLQVSLTAAVFGVAVALIVNFCQRVNPGRNSVMSMRFSSMGYAVPGTVLAIGVMTFVNTVEHGINDFAKWMEFTPPGLLLSGSMFALIFAMVVRFSAVAIGSVESSMSKISPSLDMATRTMGCNANEMLRKIHLPLVRRGALIAGLLVFIECMKELNASLLLRPFNFETLATYVFNYASDEQLELAAMPAVLLVLVGLIPLIMVNRSLEQNH; encoded by the coding sequence ATGAAAGAAAATCATACTACTTGGAAAATCAGCAGCTGGAGTGTTGCTGGGCTGTTGGCACTACCAATAATTGCCATTTTTTATATGTCCATCGGTCCATCGGATATCTTTCCGCATCTGATGAGTACCGTCCTGCCTATCTACATAGCAAACACCATAAAACTTGTTGCCGGTGTTATGCTACTTTCGATTTTACTCGGTGTCCCCAGTGCATGGCTCATGGCCATGTGTAAGCTTCCTACTGAAAAAATTCTGCAATGGGCATTGGTACTTCCATTAGCGATGCCAAGTTACATTGTTGCCTATGTCTATACGGACTGGTTTGATTTTCCAGGACCCATTCAGATGTTACTGAGGGAGCTGACGGGGTGGGGACCGGGTGAGTATTGGTTTCCCGATATTCGAACGCTGACTGGCGCGGTTATTATTCTCGCTTTGGTCCTATATCCTTACGTATACCTTTTAGGGCGTGCTGCCTTTATGGAGCAGAATGTTTCGTTGCTCCAATCTGCTCGTTTGCTCAAATGTTCGCCTATTACTAGCTTTTTTCGAATTTCGATGCCATTGGCAAGACCTTCCATTGCGGTGGGGCTTTCACTTGTTGCGATGGAAACCATTGGTGATTTTGGTACCGTAAACTACTTTGCGGTTCATACGCTAACTACTGCTGTCTATGATACTTGGCTTGATCATTCAGAATTGCCTGCAGCAGCTAAGATATCTTCTATCATGCTAATGGTCGTGATCTTGTTGATCAGTGCGGAGCGCTACAGTCGCCGCAGACAAAAGTTGTTTCAAACCCATTTTAATAGCCACGAAGATGTGAGATACGAACTTCAAGGTTGGAAGAAATGGGCAGCTCTAGTGTGGTGTTGGGGGCTGGTCTCAGCCGCGTTCATTTTACCGCTTCTACAATTGTGTTCGTACGCGTACACCTATTTTGCACAAAGTTGGACTGATGAATTTCGCCAATATTCATTGAATAGCCTACAGGTATCACTCACAGCGGCAGTGTTTGGTGTGGCTGTTGCCTTAATTGTGAACTTCTGCCAACGAGTCAACCCAGGAAGAAACAGTGTTATGTCGATGCGTTTTTCTTCAATGGGCTATGCGGTGCCGGGAACAGTCCTTGCCATTGGTGTCATGACCTTTGTTAACACGGTAGAGCATGGCATCAACGACTTTGCAAAATGGATGGAATTTACCCCACCAGGGCTATTGCTGTCTGGTTCTATGTTTGCGCTTATTTTTGCCATGGTGGTTCGATTCTCGGCCGTTGCAATAGGTAGTGTTGAAAGCAGCATGAGCAAGATATCGCCTTCTTTGGATATGGCGACACGAACCATGGGTTGCAATGCCAATGAAATGCTTAGAAAAATCCACCTACCCTTAGTGAGACGTGGTGCGTTGATTGCGGGGTTACTTGTCTTTATTGAGTGTATGAAAGAACTCAATGCCTCATTACTTTTACGCCCTTTTAATTTCGAAACACTGGCAACGTACGTTTTTAACTACGCGTCAGACGAACAGTTAGAACTGGCGGCAATGCCCGCAGTTCTGTTGGTGCTTGTGGGACTTATCCCCTTGATTATGGTTAACCGTTCACTGGAGCAAAATCACTGA
- a CDS encoding ABC transporter ATP-binding protein yields MSCALTIENLTCQYQTQTVLESLSLTVEHGEIVCLLGASGCGKTTLLKAIAGLLPLASGTMTLNCQTIDNGKDWVPPEKRNIGMIFQDYALFPHLTVEQNVGFGLRTSNEAEKANKVAEMLKLVKLDEFGDRFPHQLSGGQQQRVAIARSLAYKPDLLLLDEPFSNIDTQVRHELIREIRKIFKAQGVTAIFVTHSREEAFAFSDKMAVMNNGVIEQFGSASELYYQPSSKFVADFLGGGSYLPAKRVASDQFDTAFGVLGALAQSEIRMDQECELLLRPQHVKVSADSESSIHILEQQFMGDHCRYVIEANGTRLIASSSEALDINQKVNVQIESDGVLAF; encoded by the coding sequence ATGAGTTGTGCATTAACAATTGAAAATCTGACATGTCAGTACCAAACCCAGACTGTATTGGAATCATTATCTTTGACCGTTGAACACGGTGAAATTGTATGTTTACTGGGGGCAAGTGGTTGCGGTAAAACGACATTGCTAAAAGCGATCGCAGGGCTGCTTCCATTAGCGAGTGGAACCATGACGCTTAATTGTCAAACCATCGATAACGGTAAAGATTGGGTACCACCAGAAAAGCGTAATATTGGCATGATTTTCCAAGATTACGCCTTATTCCCTCATTTGACCGTGGAACAAAACGTAGGCTTTGGACTGCGTACGAGCAATGAAGCCGAGAAAGCGAACAAAGTGGCAGAGATGCTTAAGCTCGTTAAATTGGACGAATTTGGCGATCGTTTTCCTCATCAGTTGTCTGGTGGTCAACAGCAGCGTGTTGCTATCGCTCGATCTTTGGCGTACAAGCCCGACCTCTTATTGCTAGACGAACCATTTTCAAATATCGATACACAGGTGCGTCATGAATTGATCCGAGAAATACGTAAGATCTTTAAAGCTCAAGGCGTAACCGCAATTTTTGTAACGCATAGCCGTGAAGAAGCGTTTGCCTTCTCGGATAAAATGGCGGTGATGAATAATGGTGTGATTGAGCAGTTTGGCAGCGCATCTGAGCTGTATTACCAACCTTCCAGTAAATTCGTTGCTGACTTTCTTGGCGGAGGAAGTTATTTGCCCGCAAAACGGGTAGCGAGCGATCAATTCGATACCGCGTTTGGTGTATTAGGGGCTTTAGCTCAGTCGGAGATTCGCATGGATCAAGAGTGTGAGTTACTGCTGCGTCCTCAGCACGTTAAGGTAAGTGCTGATAGTGAAAGCAGCATTCATATTCTTGAGCAGCAATTTATGGGTGACCACTGTCGCTACGTTATAGAAGCCAATGGCACACGTTTGATTGCCAGTTCCTCTGAAGCTCTAGATATCAATCAAAAAGTGAATGTTCAGATAGAGTCGGATGGCGTTTTAGCGTTTTGA
- a CDS encoding phosphoglucomutase/phosphomannomutase family protein: MIKFGTGGWRAFIGEEFTKDNVRLVAQAVANIMLNEQVEDKGFIVGYDRRFLSDKAGSWFAEVLAANGITVSFINKFVPTPIVMFKAKEMGCAYSACITASHNPADYNGIKVFIEGGRDADEIITQKIEDQISTLTLDQVKSTDFEQAVADKTIIEINPMNEFVDSIINFIDIEAIKKANLRVLIDPMFGVAKNALQTVLINGRCDVDVINDGKNPDFGGLMPSPSAATLYRLKHLVAAEGYDIGIGTDGDADRLGIIDEKGDFIHPNEVLILLYYYLLKYKGWKGSVVRNIATTHLLDKIAEDNGEKSFEVPVGFKHISSQMEADDSLIGGESSGGLTIRGHIKGKDGVFASSLLVEMISVTGKKLSELLDEIYSQYGYAYTAEGDCTFKPSQKEALYNKIYVEKQLPEFEFEIEKVSYEDGAKVYFKNGGWVIARFSGTEPLLRIFSEMKDKETAEATVALVKEFLSL; encoded by the coding sequence ATGATTAAGTTCGGTACAGGTGGCTGGCGCGCCTTTATCGGCGAAGAGTTCACCAAAGACAACGTTCGTCTGGTGGCTCAAGCCGTAGCCAATATCATGTTAAACGAACAAGTAGAGGACAAAGGTTTCATTGTCGGTTACGACAGACGCTTCCTTTCTGATAAAGCAGGCAGCTGGTTTGCAGAAGTGCTTGCCGCAAATGGCATCACCGTCAGCTTTATCAACAAGTTTGTTCCTACACCAATTGTGATGTTTAAAGCAAAAGAGATGGGCTGTGCCTACTCAGCTTGTATTACTGCATCGCACAACCCTGCCGATTACAATGGCATAAAAGTCTTCATTGAAGGCGGTCGTGACGCAGACGAAATCATCACGCAGAAGATTGAAGATCAAATCTCAACGCTTACACTTGATCAAGTCAAAAGTACCGACTTTGAGCAAGCTGTAGCCGACAAAACCATCATCGAAATCAACCCAATGAACGAGTTCGTTGACTCGATCATTAACTTTATTGATATCGAAGCGATCAAAAAAGCCAACTTGCGTGTTCTGATCGATCCTATGTTCGGTGTTGCAAAGAACGCACTGCAAACGGTACTGATCAATGGTCGTTGTGATGTCGATGTGATCAATGATGGAAAGAACCCAGATTTTGGCGGCTTGATGCCTTCTCCTAGTGCAGCCACACTTTACCGACTAAAGCATTTGGTTGCCGCTGAAGGGTATGACATTGGTATCGGTACTGATGGCGATGCTGACCGCTTAGGCATTATTGATGAAAAAGGTGACTTCATTCACCCCAATGAAGTTCTAATTCTGCTGTACTACTATTTACTGAAGTACAAAGGTTGGAAAGGGTCGGTTGTACGTAACATCGCAACGACTCACCTCCTAGATAAGATTGCGGAAGATAACGGCGAAAAATCTTTTGAAGTGCCGGTTGGCTTTAAGCATATCAGCTCTCAAATGGAAGCAGATGATTCCTTGATTGGTGGTGAAAGCTCAGGCGGTTTGACCATTCGTGGTCACATCAAAGGCAAAGACGGTGTGTTCGCATCCAGCCTTTTGGTTGAGATGATCAGTGTTACAGGTAAGAAACTCTCTGAATTGCTGGATGAGATCTACAGCCAATATGGCTATGCCTATACTGCTGAAGGTGATTGCACCTTTAAACCAAGCCAGAAAGAAGCACTTTACAACAAGATCTATGTTGAAAAGCAGCTCCCTGAGTTTGAATTTGAAATTGAAAAAGTCAGCTATGAAGACGGCGCAAAAGTTTACTTTAAAAATGGTGGCTGGGTGATCGCAAGATTCTCAGGTACTGAACCTTTGCTTCGTATCTTCTCTGAAATGAAAGACAAAGAAACCGCTGAAGCGACTGTTGCTTTGGTCAAAGAGTTCTTGTCACTCTGA
- a CDS encoding GH36-type glycosyl hydrolase domain-containing protein, which yields MKYGYFDNDNREYVITRPDAPAPWTNYLGTEKFCTVISHNAGGYSFYNSPEYNRVTKFRPNATLDRPGHYVYLRDDETGDYWSISWQPVAKSLDEANYEVRHGLSYSKFKCEYAGITATKTLFVPKGEDAEIWDVVLKNTSDKPRTISAFSFVEFSFSHIQSDNQNHQMSLYSAGTEYKDGVIEYDLYYNTNDFEGFYYLASTFSPDSYDGQRDSFLGAYRDEANPIAVENGKCSNTAQTCYNHCGSLHKQFTIQPGEEVRFAYILGIGKGNGERLREKYQDLNEVDAAFDGIKAHWDERCAKFQVKSPNEGLDTMINTWTLYQAETCVVWSRFASFIEVGGRTGLGYRDTAQDAISVPHSNAEMTRKRLVDLLRGQVKAGYGLHLFDPDWFDPEKADVEPSKSPTVVPTPSDEDKIHGIEDTCSDDHLWLVPTICKYVMETGEESFFDESIPYADGGDASVYDHMKAALDFSAKYVGQTGICKGLRADWNDCLNLGGGESSMVSFLHFWALQEFIDLAKYRGNDEDVAKYTEMAANVREACETHLWDDEGGWYIRGLTKNGEKIGTAQQKEGRVHLESNTLAVLSGAVSQERGEKAMDAVDENLFSEYGLHLNAPSFATPNDDIGFVTRVYQGVKENGAIFSHPNPWAWVAEAKLGRGNRAMKFFDALNPYNQNENIEKRVAEPYSYVQFIMGRDHQDHGRANHPWLTGTSGWAYFAVTNFILGVSAGFEGLSIDPCIPTEWPGFEVTRQWRGATYNIKVQNPDSVSKGVKSITVNGEAVSGVVPVQAEGSINDVVVILG from the coding sequence ATGAAATACGGCTATTTCGATAACGATAATCGTGAATATGTCATTACGCGTCCAGATGCACCAGCGCCATGGACAAACTACTTAGGCACGGAAAAGTTCTGTACTGTGATTTCTCATAACGCAGGCGGTTACTCATTCTATAACTCTCCAGAATACAACCGTGTCACTAAGTTTCGTCCAAATGCGACTCTTGATCGCCCAGGACATTACGTTTACCTGCGTGACGATGAAACAGGTGATTACTGGTCAATTTCATGGCAACCAGTGGCAAAAAGCCTAGATGAAGCGAACTACGAAGTTCGTCATGGTCTTTCTTACTCAAAATTCAAATGTGAATATGCGGGTATTACTGCGACCAAAACGTTGTTTGTACCAAAAGGCGAAGATGCAGAAATCTGGGATGTTGTTCTTAAAAACACATCAGATAAGCCTCGTACCATCAGTGCGTTTTCATTTGTTGAATTCTCGTTCAGCCATATCCAATCAGATAACCAAAACCACCAAATGTCTTTGTACTCTGCAGGTACGGAATACAAAGACGGTGTGATTGAGTATGACCTTTACTACAACACAAATGACTTTGAAGGTTTCTACTACCTAGCTTCTACGTTCAGCCCAGACTCATACGATGGCCAGCGCGACAGCTTCCTAGGTGCTTACCGCGACGAAGCAAACCCGATCGCAGTTGAAAACGGCAAGTGTTCTAACACTGCACAAACTTGTTACAACCACTGTGGATCATTGCACAAGCAATTCACTATCCAACCGGGTGAAGAAGTGCGTTTTGCTTACATCTTAGGTATTGGTAAAGGCAATGGCGAGCGCCTGCGTGAAAAATACCAAGATCTCAATGAAGTGGATGCAGCATTTGATGGCATTAAAGCCCACTGGGACGAGCGTTGTGCCAAGTTCCAAGTGAAGTCACCAAACGAAGGCTTGGATACCATGATCAACACATGGACGCTATACCAAGCAGAAACATGTGTGGTTTGGTCTCGCTTTGCCTCTTTCATTGAAGTAGGTGGTCGTACTGGTTTGGGTTACCGCGATACCGCGCAAGATGCCATTTCGGTGCCTCACTCCAATGCTGAAATGACACGTAAGCGTCTCGTCGATCTTCTACGTGGTCAAGTTAAAGCGGGCTACGGCTTGCACCTATTTGATCCTGATTGGTTTGATCCTGAAAAAGCTGACGTTGAGCCTTCGAAATCGCCAACAGTGGTTCCAACGCCTTCAGACGAAGACAAGATCCACGGCATTGAAGATACATGTTCAGATGATCACTTATGGTTGGTTCCTACTATCTGTAAGTACGTTATGGAAACGGGTGAAGAAAGCTTCTTCGACGAAAGTATTCCTTACGCAGACGGTGGCGATGCGTCCGTTTATGATCACATGAAAGCAGCCCTAGACTTCTCGGCTAAATACGTTGGACAAACAGGTATTTGTAAAGGTCTACGTGCAGACTGGAACGACTGTCTGAACCTAGGTGGCGGTGAGTCTTCTATGGTGTCATTCCTTCATTTCTGGGCACTGCAAGAATTTATCGACCTCGCGAAATACCGCGGCAACGATGAAGATGTTGCTAAGTACACTGAAATGGCAGCAAACGTTCGTGAAGCTTGTGAAACGCACCTTTGGGACGACGAAGGTGGCTGGTACATCCGTGGTCTAACAAAGAATGGTGAAAAAATTGGTACAGCCCAGCAAAAAGAAGGGCGTGTACACCTAGAGTCCAATACTCTGGCGGTACTGTCTGGAGCGGTATCTCAAGAGCGCGGCGAAAAAGCAATGGACGCGGTTGATGAGAACCTATTCTCTGAATACGGCTTGCACCTAAACGCGCCTTCTTTCGCTACTCCAAACGACGACATCGGCTTTGTTACTCGTGTTTATCAAGGCGTAAAAGAAAACGGTGCGATCTTCTCTCACCCGAACCCTTGGGCATGGGTTGCAGAAGCGAAATTGGGGCGTGGCAACCGTGCAATGAAGTTCTTCGATGCACTGAACCCATACAACCAAAACGAGAACATCGAAAAGCGTGTTGCTGAACCTTACTCCTACGTTCAGTTCATCATGGGTCGCGACCACCAAGATCATGGCCGTGCAAACCACCCTTGGTTGACGGGTACTTCTGGCTGGGCATATTTCGCCGTGACCAACTTTATTCTTGGTGTAAGTGCTGGATTTGAAGGCTTAAGTATTGATCCTTGTATCCCAACCGAATGGCCTGGATTTGAAGTGACGCGTCAATGGCGTGGAGCAACGTACAACATTAAAGTGCAAAACCCAGATTCCGTCAGCAAGGGCGTGAAATCTATCACTGTGAATGGCGAAGCGGTAAGCGGCGTAGTTCCAGTACAAGCTGAAGGCAGCATCAACGACGTTGTCGTTATTCTTGGCTAG
- a CDS encoding beta-N-acetylhexosaminidase has product MNYRVDLAVLSEQNGVARFGLTLHNLSDQDISSWALHFSLDRYILTDTLTQGNLEQVGSHCILTPQNSEALAANHHYFIEFSTNTFPFRYLADGIDDAYLEIKQGEGSKNLSVDITPIALLSPYKKRESIPQVEAADIALIPKPSSITQQDGTFALTEVTGVSVSTSLAEEATEWLIEELAHTANINLTRNENGNVIFRSNPTLDKGHYNLTVQEQSITLESGSRSGFMHACATLMQLVSAKLVNTHIPCVTIKDNPRYSYRGMMLDCARHFHSVEQVKKMINHLAYYKFNYFHWHLTDDEGWRIEIKAFPELTDIGAKRGPGMANDAQYSHLATPYDGFYTQEDIKDVIEYAAKRAITVIPEIDIPGHCRAAIKALPDLLVDKEDQSEYLSIQNYSDNVLSPAIDGTYQFLDTVLTEVSDLFPSPYVHIGADEVPKNVWTKSPRCQAMMEEFGYEDAKELQGHLLRHAEKKLKSLGKRMLGWEEAKHGNKVSKETVIYSWLNEEAALECAKDGFDVVLQPAQTTYLDMTQDYAPEEPGVDWANPIPLELAYHYEPLSDVPNDDPIRQRIWGIQCALWCEKISDPSRLEYMVFPRISALAEVSWSQTKQRDWLDYLSRLKGHLPHWQRLGVNYRSPWQD; this is encoded by the coding sequence ATGAATTATCGTGTCGATCTTGCTGTACTTTCAGAGCAAAATGGCGTCGCTCGCTTTGGTCTTACTCTCCATAATTTGAGTGATCAGGACATTTCTTCTTGGGCACTGCACTTTTCATTAGATCGATACATCCTTACGGATACCCTAACGCAAGGCAATCTAGAGCAAGTCGGTAGCCATTGCATTCTCACGCCTCAGAATAGTGAAGCCCTTGCTGCCAACCATCATTACTTTATCGAATTTTCGACGAATACATTCCCATTTCGCTATCTTGCCGATGGTATTGATGATGCCTACCTTGAAATCAAACAAGGCGAAGGTTCGAAAAACCTATCAGTTGATATTACGCCCATTGCTCTCTTGTCTCCTTACAAGAAGCGCGAAAGCATTCCACAAGTAGAAGCGGCAGATATCGCATTAATTCCCAAACCAAGCAGCATTACGCAGCAGGATGGAACATTTGCGCTCACTGAGGTGACCGGTGTTTCAGTTTCGACATCGTTAGCAGAAGAAGCAACGGAATGGCTGATAGAAGAATTAGCCCATACAGCTAATATCAACCTGACACGCAACGAAAATGGAAATGTCATCTTTAGGAGTAATCCTACGCTCGATAAAGGTCATTACAACCTTACCGTTCAAGAGCAGTCAATAACATTAGAGTCCGGATCTCGCTCTGGTTTTATGCATGCATGTGCAACTTTGATGCAGCTTGTCTCGGCTAAGCTGGTCAATACTCACATTCCGTGTGTGACCATTAAAGACAACCCGAGATACAGCTACCGCGGCATGATGCTCGATTGCGCAAGACATTTTCACAGCGTTGAGCAAGTTAAGAAGATGATTAACCATCTTGCTTACTACAAATTTAACTACTTCCATTGGCACCTAACCGATGACGAAGGCTGGCGAATCGAGATTAAAGCGTTTCCAGAGTTAACTGACATCGGTGCTAAACGCGGACCTGGAATGGCAAATGATGCCCAATACAGCCATTTAGCCACACCTTATGATGGTTTCTATACACAAGAAGACATAAAGGACGTTATCGAATACGCGGCGAAGCGTGCCATTACGGTAATACCTGAAATTGATATTCCTGGTCACTGCCGCGCAGCGATCAAAGCTTTGCCCGACTTGTTAGTCGATAAAGAAGATCAATCCGAATATTTAAGTATCCAAAACTACTCCGACAATGTGCTTTCTCCAGCCATTGATGGCACTTACCAGTTTTTAGATACAGTGCTCACCGAAGTTTCCGATTTGTTCCCTTCCCCTTACGTTCACATTGGTGCGGATGAGGTTCCCAAGAACGTTTGGACCAAAAGCCCTCGTTGCCAAGCAATGATGGAAGAATTCGGTTATGAAGATGCCAAAGAACTGCAAGGGCATCTGTTGCGTCACGCGGAGAAAAAGCTTAAGTCTCTCGGTAAACGCATGTTGGGCTGGGAAGAAGCAAAACACGGTAACAAAGTCTCTAAAGAGACGGTTATTTATTCTTGGCTAAACGAAGAAGCCGCATTGGAATGTGCCAAAGATGGGTTTGACGTAGTGCTTCAACCCGCACAAACCACGTACCTCGACATGACACAAGACTACGCACCAGAAGAACCGGGCGTAGACTGGGCCAACCCTATCCCTCTTGAGCTGGCCTACCACTATGAACCATTGAGTGATGTTCCCAATGACGACCCTATCCGTCAAAGAATCTGGGGCATTCAGTGCGCCTTATGGTGTGAAAAAATATCAGACCCATCTCGTCTTGAATATATGGTATTCCCTCGAATTTCTGCATTAGCGGAAGTCAGTTGGAGCCAAACCAAACAACGAGATTGGCTGGACTATTTGTCCAGATTGAAAGGACATCTGCCTCACTGGCAACGCTTGGGCGTGAATTACCGCTCGCCTTGGCAAGATTAA